The following proteins are co-located in the Pyrococcus abyssi GE5 genome:
- a CDS encoding cation:proton antiporter — MNYIFDLSILLVVAKSLEWLLKKRGVHPIIAHILTGIILGPFGLAIVKPSEELKVLGEFGLIMMMLYMGLTSNFSAISRNKVKATIVATLGVAFSFILGFSTVYFIERNMIAALFVGITLGNTAIEVTSGVLVRERVKKEISSVLMGAAFADDIIAVYLIGLLTGITQGSFSLYPMVVLTIKIVVFIVATLLISEFVFKRSARFYNVVKDLHVFFTFTIILTFMLAFLAEDIGLNQIIGAYLAGLTISRLRERKDPMVITRIKLNELISELEVVLLEFFIPLFFIYVGLMFQPNVREISVLMIALLYLAAILGKLIGCGLGMLLFGSSLRDAIIVGVGMGGRGSLELAILKLGLEKGLINESLFATIVIVSMLTALSTPIFFRGVIRKLS, encoded by the coding sequence AATTTTACTCGTCGTTGCAAAGTCCTTAGAATGGCTACTGAAGAAAAGGGGAGTTCACCCAATAATAGCCCACATACTCACGGGAATAATCCTAGGCCCCTTTGGGCTTGCGATAGTTAAGCCAAGCGAAGAACTGAAAGTCCTGGGAGAATTCGGGCTTATAATGATGATGCTCTACATGGGGCTAACGAGCAACTTCTCAGCGATCTCCAGGAATAAAGTGAAGGCAACCATCGTTGCAACTCTCGGAGTTGCTTTCTCCTTCATATTAGGCTTCTCAACAGTTTACTTTATTGAAAGGAACATGATAGCTGCTCTGTTCGTTGGCATAACGCTGGGTAACACTGCCATCGAAGTTACGAGTGGAGTTCTCGTTAGGGAGAGGGTTAAGAAGGAGATATCCTCCGTTCTCATGGGGGCGGCCTTTGCCGACGACATAATAGCGGTCTACCTCATAGGCCTACTAACTGGAATAACCCAAGGGAGCTTCTCCCTCTATCCCATGGTGGTGTTAACAATTAAGATAGTCGTCTTTATCGTAGCAACCCTCCTAATATCTGAGTTCGTGTTCAAGAGATCCGCGAGGTTCTATAACGTCGTAAAAGACCTCCACGTGTTCTTTACCTTCACGATAATCCTGACGTTTATGCTGGCATTTTTGGCCGAGGATATAGGGCTGAACCAGATAATAGGAGCATATTTAGCTGGACTAACGATAAGTAGGCTAAGGGAACGGAAAGACCCCATGGTGATAACCAGGATAAAGCTCAACGAGCTGATAAGCGAACTGGAAGTCGTTCTACTCGAGTTTTTCATTCCCCTCTTCTTCATCTACGTTGGACTTATGTTCCAGCCAAATGTGAGGGAGATAAGCGTTTTGATGATAGCCCTACTTTACCTAGCCGCAATCCTTGGAAAGCTAATCGGTTGCGGTTTAGGAATGCTACTTTTCGGATCATCACTCAGGGATGCAATAATAGTTGGAGTAGGCATGGGTGGAAGAGGTAGCCTAGAGTTGGCTATACTAAAGCTCGGCCTCGAGAAAGGGCTAATAAATGAGAGCCTATTCGCGACGATAGTTATAGTTTCAATGCTAACGGCCCTCTCGACCCCGATATTCTTTAGGGGTGTAATTAGGAAACTTTCTTAA
- the herA gene encoding DNA double-strand break repair helicase HerA, translating into MMEDKGYIGIVRGEATFLNYEFSVNPNKDVSFGEFVITKNRDGEDVLGIVRGVRNVNWILSSAKSTFNSIKLDVEEYGSSIFDNEEIVATVKVLGKIDDGELVPNRVPVKNGEFVYKASDDLLREIYKPDSPGVPIGTLLLRENVEISLDVNELISRHFAILAVTGAGKSNTVAVLIKGIVEDIGGTVVVLDPHGEYSRLRLPETGYKLVNVIDGEIRVDDLDPEEFADLIGILSNAHVQRDFLRKAWDTVKANNPGLGGRAFLDELKSKLQAWKLGKDLTYIDPEENKPLKLKLSNQDKVTIGRLISRIERFLREYGEFVTSQDLVASIRPGMANVINLSHLDEDQMKVIVGKFLERVFKTRMDYEKARKSLSVARRNRKEEYEKILESIENNYPALAYPILIVVEEAHIFAPQGEENNASRVMARIAREGRKFGVGLGVVSQRPSKLNEDILSQMNTKIILRIVNPRDQKYVLEASEQLSSDLMDDIAGLGKGEAVIVGQAIKVPALVKIYDFRELNGEYGGEDIGVLDRWQEMRARLNDVPDVDF; encoded by the coding sequence ATGATGGAGGATAAGGGATACATAGGGATAGTGAGGGGGGAAGCTACCTTCTTGAACTATGAGTTCTCGGTTAACCCCAACAAGGATGTATCCTTTGGGGAGTTCGTAATCACGAAGAATAGGGATGGAGAAGATGTTCTCGGCATAGTGCGTGGGGTTAGGAACGTGAACTGGATACTTTCCTCGGCCAAGAGCACATTCAACTCGATAAAACTTGACGTTGAGGAATACGGAAGTAGCATATTCGATAACGAGGAGATAGTTGCAACGGTTAAAGTCCTGGGCAAGATAGATGATGGAGAGCTCGTCCCAAATAGAGTTCCCGTAAAGAACGGAGAATTCGTGTACAAAGCTTCTGACGATCTGTTAAGGGAAATATACAAGCCAGACAGCCCAGGAGTTCCAATAGGAACCCTATTGCTAAGAGAGAACGTTGAGATAAGCCTTGATGTCAATGAGCTCATCTCTAGACACTTTGCGATCCTAGCCGTAACTGGTGCCGGAAAGAGCAACACGGTTGCAGTTCTAATAAAGGGAATAGTCGAGGACATAGGCGGAACGGTTGTTGTTCTAGATCCTCACGGGGAATATTCTAGGCTAAGGCTACCAGAAACTGGTTATAAGCTGGTAAACGTGATAGATGGTGAGATAAGGGTCGATGACCTAGATCCGGAGGAGTTCGCGGATTTAATTGGTATACTTTCAAACGCCCACGTTCAGAGGGACTTCCTAAGGAAAGCCTGGGATACCGTTAAAGCGAATAATCCTGGGCTTGGAGGAAGGGCATTCTTGGATGAGCTTAAATCAAAGCTACAAGCGTGGAAACTTGGAAAAGATTTAACATACATAGACCCCGAAGAGAACAAGCCCCTAAAACTTAAGCTGTCAAACCAAGATAAGGTCACGATAGGGAGATTGATATCGAGGATAGAGAGATTCCTCAGAGAGTACGGAGAGTTCGTAACGAGTCAAGACCTGGTGGCATCCATAAGGCCGGGTATGGCTAACGTAATTAACCTGAGCCACCTAGATGAAGATCAGATGAAGGTTATAGTTGGAAAGTTCCTAGAGAGGGTATTCAAAACCAGGATGGATTATGAGAAAGCCAGGAAGAGCTTATCCGTGGCTAGAAGGAATAGAAAGGAGGAGTATGAGAAGATCTTGGAGAGCATAGAGAATAATTATCCAGCGCTCGCCTATCCTATTCTGATAGTAGTTGAGGAAGCCCACATCTTCGCCCCCCAGGGTGAAGAGAACAACGCCTCAAGGGTAATGGCAAGGATAGCCAGGGAGGGAAGAAAATTTGGAGTCGGGTTGGGAGTTGTTTCCCAAAGACCGAGCAAGCTCAACGAGGATATCCTTAGCCAAATGAACACTAAGATAATCCTGAGGATAGTCAATCCCAGGGATCAAAAATACGTCCTCGAGGCCAGCGAGCAGTTGAGCTCGGACTTGATGGATGATATAGCAGGGCTTGGAAAGGGAGAGGCGGTGATAGTTGGTCAGGCGATAAAGGTTCCAGCCCTGGTTAAGATATACGACTTTAGAGAGCTAAACGGAGAGTACGGTGGAGAGGATATAGGGGTTCTTGACAGATGGCAGGAGATGAGGGCTAGGCTTAACGACGTTCCTGATGTGGACTTCTGA
- the mre11 gene encoding DNA double-strand break repair protein Mre11, with amino-acid sequence MGIKFAHLADVHLGYEQFNRSQRAEEFAKAFEDAIKICVDEKVDFIVIAGDLFNSSRPSPGTIKTAVKILQIPRDNNIPVFAIEGNHDRTQRGPSILHLLEDLGLLYVLGVRDEKVENEYLTSEKTKAGWLVKGMYKDVEIHGMKYMSAAWFEGNIELFKSMFRPEGDAILVLHQGVREITENNYPNYSSELSLSDLPKGYLYYALGHIHKRFELTYDDAPVVYPGSLERWDFGDYSLKLTWNGFQFKEEVGVDKGFYIVEDFKPRFIRINARDFIDVHIKGHSENEIKKAVKLAVPKIPRNSYVRFNIRWKRPVDVDWIKSIVNAEYVRVNPIIIKEERGPDGKDLDVKKFFTELEWKIIELASEKEYEYYLNQIIDLLASEEGKVEAKIDAKREEKKFVRPKNPGDIMAWVKG; translated from the coding sequence ATGGGAATAAAGTTCGCCCACTTAGCTGACGTTCACCTAGGGTATGAGCAGTTTAACAGATCTCAGAGGGCCGAGGAGTTCGCGAAGGCTTTTGAAGACGCCATAAAGATCTGCGTTGATGAAAAAGTTGATTTCATAGTGATAGCTGGAGACTTGTTTAACTCGAGTAGGCCATCCCCAGGAACCATAAAAACCGCAGTTAAGATACTCCAAATTCCCAGGGACAATAACATCCCAGTCTTCGCCATAGAGGGAAACCACGACAGAACCCAGAGGGGCCCCTCAATACTCCACCTACTTGAAGACCTAGGCCTCCTATACGTCCTCGGGGTCAGGGACGAAAAAGTGGAAAACGAGTACTTAACGAGCGAGAAGACTAAGGCAGGATGGCTCGTTAAAGGAATGTACAAGGACGTTGAGATACATGGCATGAAGTACATGAGCGCCGCCTGGTTCGAGGGCAACATTGAATTATTTAAATCCATGTTCAGGCCAGAAGGGGATGCTATCCTAGTTCTGCACCAGGGAGTTAGGGAGATCACAGAGAACAACTATCCAAATTACTCAAGTGAACTTTCACTCTCCGACTTACCTAAGGGCTACCTCTACTACGCTCTAGGACACATACACAAGAGGTTCGAACTAACTTACGATGATGCCCCGGTAGTTTATCCCGGATCCCTCGAAAGGTGGGACTTCGGAGATTACAGCTTAAAGTTGACGTGGAACGGATTTCAGTTCAAGGAAGAGGTTGGGGTCGACAAGGGCTTCTACATAGTCGAGGATTTCAAGCCGAGGTTCATCAGGATAAACGCAAGGGACTTCATAGATGTTCACATAAAGGGGCACTCGGAGAACGAGATAAAGAAAGCTGTAAAGCTCGCCGTCCCAAAGATACCTAGGAATTCGTACGTGAGGTTCAACATTAGATGGAAAAGGCCAGTTGACGTTGACTGGATAAAGAGCATCGTGAATGCCGAGTACGTCAGGGTTAACCCGATCATAATAAAAGAGGAGAGGGGTCCTGATGGAAAAGACCTCGACGTTAAAAAGTTCTTCACCGAGCTTGAGTGGAAGATTATAGAGCTAGCGAGCGAGAAGGAGTACGAATACTATCTCAACCAGATAATCGACCTCTTGGCCAGCGAGGAAGGAAAGGTAGAGGCTAAAATCGATGCTAAGCGTGAGGAAAAGAAGTTCGTGAGGCCCAAGAATCCTGGAGATATTATGGCCTGGGTTAAAGGGTGA
- the rad50 gene encoding DNA double-strand break repair ATPase Rad50 — protein MKIEEVKVYNFRSHEETVVRFRKGINLIIGQNGSGKSSLLDAILVGLYWSKKLRLRGLKKDEFRRIGGKGGTRIEIKFENDDSKYVLFRDFSRNVAYLKVQENGKWRHASEPSMESVSSYIERILPYNVFLNAIYIRQGQIDAILESDETRDKVVREILNLDKLESAYENLKRIKTNINLLIESKKSFIARTENIEELIKANEDELTKKLSEINEISSKLPPIRGELEKVRENVKELESIKGKISELKIQVEKLKGRKKGLEEKIVQIERSIEEKKAKISELEEIVKDIPKLQEKEKEYRKLKGFRDEYESKLRRLEKELSKWESELKAIEEVIKEGEKKKERAEEIREKLSEIEKRLEELKPYVEELEDAKQVQKQIERLKARLKGLSPGEVIEKLESLEKERTEIEEAIKEITTRIGQMEQEKNERMKAIEELRKAKGKCPVCGRELTEEHKKELMERYTLEIKKIEEELKRTTEEERKLRVNLRKLEIKLREFSVMRDIAEQIKELESKLKGFNLEELEQKEREFEGLNEEFNKLKGELLGLERDLKRIKALEGRRKLIEEKVRKAKEELENLHRQLRELGFESVEELNLRIQELEEFHDKYVEAKKSESELRELKNKLEKEKTELDQAFEMLADVENEIEEKEAKLKDLESKFNEEEYEEKRERLVKLEREVSSLTARLEELKKSVEQIKATLRKLKEEKEEREKAKLEIKKLEKALSKVEDLRKKIKDYKTLAKEQALNRISEIASEIFSEFTDGKYSNVIVRAEENKTKLFVVYEGKEVPLTFLSGGERIALGLAFRLALSMYLVGRIDLLILDEPTPFLDEERRRKLLDIMERHLRRISQVIMVSHDEELKDAADYVIRLRLEGGKSKVEVVS, from the coding sequence ATGAAGATAGAGGAGGTTAAAGTTTACAATTTCAGGTCACACGAGGAAACTGTGGTTAGGTTTAGAAAGGGAATTAACCTAATAATAGGCCAAAACGGTTCCGGAAAGAGCTCGCTCCTAGATGCAATTTTAGTTGGCCTCTACTGGTCTAAGAAGCTGAGGCTGAGGGGATTAAAGAAGGACGAGTTCAGGAGGATAGGAGGAAAGGGAGGAACCAGGATAGAGATAAAATTCGAAAACGACGATTCAAAGTACGTACTCTTCAGGGACTTCTCGAGGAACGTGGCATACCTTAAGGTTCAAGAAAACGGGAAGTGGAGGCATGCATCTGAGCCGAGCATGGAAAGTGTGTCATCTTACATAGAGAGGATCCTCCCCTATAACGTCTTCTTAAATGCGATCTACATTAGGCAAGGCCAAATAGATGCAATTCTCGAGAGCGACGAGACGAGGGATAAGGTTGTCAGGGAAATACTAAACCTCGACAAGCTTGAAAGCGCCTATGAAAACCTTAAGAGAATAAAGACCAACATAAACCTTCTGATAGAGAGTAAAAAGTCTTTCATTGCGAGAACTGAGAACATTGAGGAGTTAATAAAGGCGAACGAGGACGAGTTAACCAAAAAGCTGTCCGAGATAAACGAGATAAGCTCTAAGCTACCTCCAATCAGGGGGGAACTCGAAAAGGTTAGAGAGAATGTCAAGGAACTCGAGAGCATTAAGGGTAAGATAAGCGAGCTGAAGATCCAGGTGGAAAAACTCAAGGGTAGGAAGAAGGGACTTGAGGAAAAGATAGTCCAAATAGAGAGGAGTATTGAGGAGAAGAAGGCAAAGATCTCGGAGCTTGAAGAAATCGTGAAAGATATTCCTAAACTTCAGGAAAAGGAAAAAGAATATAGGAAACTGAAAGGCTTCAGGGATGAGTACGAATCCAAACTCAGGAGGCTAGAGAAGGAGCTGAGCAAATGGGAAAGTGAGCTGAAGGCGATTGAAGAGGTAATAAAGGAAGGAGAAAAGAAAAAGGAGAGGGCCGAAGAGATAAGAGAAAAGTTAAGCGAGATCGAGAAGAGGCTAGAGGAGTTAAAACCGTACGTAGAGGAGCTCGAAGATGCTAAACAAGTTCAAAAGCAGATAGAAAGATTAAAGGCTAGGCTCAAGGGTCTGAGCCCAGGAGAAGTTATAGAGAAACTGGAAAGCTTAGAGAAGGAGAGGACTGAGATAGAAGAGGCAATAAAGGAGATTACCACAAGAATTGGCCAAATGGAGCAGGAGAAAAACGAGAGAATGAAGGCAATAGAAGAGCTAAGGAAGGCCAAGGGAAAGTGTCCCGTCTGTGGGAGAGAGTTAACCGAGGAACATAAGAAGGAGCTCATGGAGAGGTACACCCTTGAGATAAAGAAAATAGAAGAGGAACTCAAAAGAACCACGGAAGAGGAGAGAAAGCTCAGGGTAAATTTAAGGAAGTTAGAAATCAAGCTTAGGGAGTTCTCAGTTATGAGGGACATCGCAGAGCAGATAAAAGAGTTAGAGAGTAAACTCAAGGGCTTCAACTTGGAAGAGCTTGAACAAAAGGAGAGGGAATTTGAAGGGCTAAACGAGGAGTTTAACAAACTCAAAGGTGAACTCCTGGGACTAGAGAGGGATTTAAAGAGGATAAAAGCTCTGGAAGGTAGAAGGAAATTGATAGAGGAGAAGGTCAGGAAAGCCAAGGAGGAGCTGGAGAACCTTCATAGACAACTTAGAGAACTTGGCTTCGAGAGCGTAGAAGAGCTCAACCTGAGAATTCAAGAGCTTGAGGAGTTCCACGACAAGTACGTAGAGGCCAAAAAGTCTGAAAGCGAGCTGAGGGAGCTAAAGAACAAATTAGAAAAAGAGAAAACAGAGCTGGATCAAGCATTCGAAATGTTAGCTGACGTTGAAAATGAGATCGAAGAAAAAGAGGCCAAGTTGAAGGATTTAGAATCAAAGTTCAACGAGGAAGAGTACGAGGAGAAGAGGGAGAGGCTAGTTAAACTCGAGAGGGAAGTTTCTTCCCTAACGGCAAGGCTAGAGGAATTGAAGAAGAGCGTTGAGCAGATAAAGGCAACGCTAAGGAAATTAAAGGAGGAGAAAGAAGAGAGGGAGAAGGCAAAGCTTGAGATAAAGAAACTAGAAAAGGCCCTAAGTAAAGTGGAAGACCTTAGAAAGAAGATTAAAGATTACAAAACTCTTGCAAAGGAGCAGGCTTTGAACAGGATAAGTGAAATAGCGAGCGAAATATTCTCGGAGTTCACCGATGGGAAGTACTCAAACGTCATCGTTAGGGCTGAGGAGAACAAGACAAAGCTTTTCGTTGTGTACGAGGGCAAGGAAGTCCCGCTAACGTTTCTAAGCGGTGGGGAGAGGATAGCGCTGGGTTTAGCATTCAGACTCGCACTTTCAATGTACCTGGTGGGCAGGATAGATCTCCTAATACTAGATGAGCCGACACCCTTCCTTGACGAGGAGAGGAGAAGGAAGCTACTCGATATTATGGAGAGGCATCTTAGGAGGATATCTCAGGTAATCATGGTTTCCCACGATGAAGAGCTGAAGGACGCTGCTGATTACGTGATAAGGCTAAGGTTAGAAGGTGGAAAGTCAAAGGTAGAGGTGGTGTCATGA
- the nurA gene encoding DNA double-strand break repair nuclease NurA has protein sequence MRILSKGSMDRIRDTLLQNLKQTLESIDPEKILENWRPLPEAKKSKAYAIDGSRVARRLSGTIVYFLTACAVGSGRGYSLSYANAMQYNYAVSEQMIRMQMETLENMIGYLSWRALNGRPKLILMDGTLTGSLIRPPIFPDDIRQISILRSLLGEHDFDNLIEEYKELLDEHYKEVEEELEKKGKSDAPIISDNRINYFVKRYITRKIIGHFGNKTKIRIPARLFRIEGVPVSLLEKFLEEGKTLEDLVKEIKEERVEVTVDKDTIEDAFHVLLAYIEYLHSLEKLLHADNLVYVAKTFYTKKLATELGIPIVDTTLLDATLRSVLGEESEGYLEFEEPIKAPRWEFPEYLFRHFKRVKEIAERGVYVAYVRLQEGDVIYMLQSTKKIRDILPLVLSHKSGGYIEPLRIAHNTVKISQREADMALSALINSLRAQEPMLKIFVKYGRMPLE, from the coding sequence ATGAGGATACTCAGTAAGGGCTCAATGGATAGGATAAGGGATACGCTACTCCAAAATCTCAAGCAGACCCTAGAATCAATAGACCCGGAGAAAATCTTGGAAAACTGGAGGCCACTACCTGAAGCTAAGAAGTCCAAAGCGTACGCTATAGATGGTAGTAGGGTGGCTAGAAGATTAAGTGGAACGATAGTCTACTTCCTGACGGCGTGCGCTGTTGGGAGTGGAAGGGGGTACTCGTTGAGCTACGCGAACGCCATGCAGTACAACTACGCTGTTTCGGAGCAGATGATAAGGATGCAAATGGAGACTCTCGAAAACATGATTGGTTACCTATCCTGGAGGGCCTTAAATGGAAGGCCAAAGCTTATTCTAATGGATGGAACTTTGACAGGTTCCCTAATAAGGCCCCCAATATTCCCCGATGATATAAGGCAGATTTCAATACTGAGGTCACTGTTAGGAGAACACGATTTCGACAACTTAATAGAGGAGTATAAGGAACTGCTTGACGAGCACTATAAGGAAGTCGAGGAAGAGTTGGAGAAGAAAGGGAAGAGTGATGCCCCAATAATTTCCGATAATAGGATTAACTACTTCGTTAAGAGGTACATAACTAGAAAGATAATCGGGCACTTTGGAAATAAAACGAAGATAAGGATTCCAGCTAGACTGTTTAGGATTGAGGGGGTTCCAGTCTCTCTCCTTGAGAAGTTCCTTGAAGAGGGGAAAACCCTTGAAGATCTAGTTAAAGAGATAAAAGAGGAAAGAGTCGAGGTTACCGTAGATAAAGACACAATAGAAGATGCTTTCCACGTTCTCTTAGCTTACATAGAGTACCTGCACTCGCTTGAGAAGTTGCTCCACGCTGACAACCTGGTCTACGTGGCCAAGACGTTCTATACCAAGAAGCTCGCAACAGAGCTTGGAATTCCAATAGTGGATACCACGTTACTCGACGCCACCTTGAGAAGTGTTCTTGGAGAGGAAAGTGAAGGATACTTAGAATTCGAGGAGCCCATTAAAGCTCCGAGGTGGGAATTCCCCGAGTATTTATTCAGGCACTTTAAGAGGGTAAAGGAAATTGCCGAAAGAGGAGTTTACGTGGCCTACGTTAGGCTACAAGAGGGAGATGTGATTTACATGCTCCAGTCAACTAAGAAGATTAGGGATATCCTACCCTTGGTCTTATCCCATAAAAGCGGTGGATACATAGAACCGCTGAGGATAGCCCACAACACCGTCAAGATATCGCAGAGGGAAGCCGATATGGCCTTGAGTGCCCTTATAAATTCGCTAAGAGCCCAGGAACCAATGCTGAAAATATTCGTCAAGTACGGCAGGATGCCCCTGGAGTGA
- a CDS encoding AbrB/MazE/SpoVT family DNA-binding domain-containing protein — protein sequence MIVHPEVQGMNQNKEQQATEPLAKFHVKVTRGGQFTFPYYTRIYYNLNIGDFVELIVRTRKSKLRGFFIARLGDKAGVTIPSEIRTNLRIKQGDIVEIVLIKYYRLQDILGDKVKILEELASKGYKLLTPEEEKQLLLLL from the coding sequence TTGATAGTCCATCCAGAGGTACAAGGAATGAACCAAAACAAAGAACAGCAAGCCACAGAACCACTAGCAAAGTTTCACGTGAAAGTTACTCGTGGGGGGCAGTTCACATTTCCTTACTATACCAGGATATATTACAACCTAAACATTGGAGATTTCGTTGAGCTCATTGTAAGAACAAGGAAAAGTAAACTACGTGGATTTTTTATTGCTCGACTTGGAGACAAAGCAGGAGTTACTATACCATCAGAAATTAGGACTAATTTAAGAATTAAGCAGGGTGATATAGTCGAAATTGTTCTAATAAAATACTACAGGCTCCAGGATATTCTTGGGGATAAAGTGAAAATCCTTGAAGAACTAGCATCAAAAGGTTACAAACTACTCACACCAGAAGAAGAAAAACAGTTATTGCTATTGCTATAA